A section of the Agrococcus sp. SGAir0287 genome encodes:
- a CDS encoding ABC-F family ATP-binding cassette domain-containing protein, whose product MSARLVAKDLAGGHGHRTLFSGLDLTVAPGDVVGVVGANGAGKSTLLRILAGVDAPQAGTVMTDPSDAFVGWLPQEHERVPGETVAQHVARRTGCAQATAEMDAAAAALADSGPRADGRDPSEAYAVALERWLASGAADLDERLPEVLADLGLGAAGAVGPDSAMTSLSGGQAARVGLAALLLSRFDVALLDEPTNDLDLDGLERLERFVAEQRGGIVLVSHDREFLARCVTTVLELDLAQSTNRVYGGGYEAFLEERATARRHAREAYDEFAEKKADLVARARTQREWSSQGVRNAMRKAPDNDKNRRRAMTESSEKQAQKVRQMESRIARLEEVEEPRKEWRLELAIAAAPRGSSVVSTLSGAVVRHGDDGGFVLGPLSLEVRAGDRIGITGPNGAGKSTLLRLLLGRQAPDEGSASLGASIAVGEIDQARAVLAGTTPLADAFERQVPDWSQSDVRTLLAKFGLRADHVGRPVDELSPGERTRAGLALLQARGVNVLVLDEPTNHLDLPAIEQLEQALESYAGTLLLVTHDRRMLDAVRVDRRWHVEHGIVSER is encoded by the coding sequence ATGAGCGCGCGTCTCGTCGCGAAGGATCTCGCCGGTGGACACGGCCACCGCACCCTCTTCTCCGGCCTCGACCTCACGGTGGCGCCGGGCGACGTCGTCGGCGTCGTCGGCGCCAACGGCGCCGGCAAGTCGACGCTGCTGCGCATCCTCGCCGGCGTCGACGCGCCGCAGGCGGGTACGGTCATGACCGACCCCTCGGACGCGTTCGTCGGCTGGCTGCCGCAGGAGCACGAGCGGGTGCCCGGCGAGACGGTGGCCCAGCACGTCGCGCGCCGCACCGGCTGCGCCCAGGCGACGGCCGAGATGGACGCCGCGGCGGCGGCGCTCGCCGACTCGGGCCCCCGTGCCGACGGCCGCGACCCCTCGGAGGCGTATGCGGTGGCACTGGAGCGCTGGCTCGCGTCCGGCGCCGCGGACCTCGACGAACGCCTCCCGGAGGTGCTCGCCGACCTCGGGCTCGGTGCGGCAGGCGCGGTGGGCCCCGACTCGGCCATGACCTCCCTGAGCGGCGGACAGGCCGCACGCGTCGGGCTCGCCGCGCTGCTGCTGTCGCGGTTCGACGTGGCGCTGCTCGACGAGCCGACGAACGACCTCGACCTCGACGGCCTCGAGCGGCTCGAGCGGTTCGTCGCCGAGCAGCGCGGCGGCATCGTGCTCGTGAGCCACGACCGCGAGTTCCTCGCGCGCTGCGTCACGACGGTGCTGGAGCTCGACCTCGCGCAGTCGACGAACCGCGTCTACGGCGGTGGCTACGAGGCGTTCCTGGAGGAGCGCGCCACCGCGAGGCGGCATGCGCGCGAGGCGTACGACGAGTTCGCCGAGAAGAAGGCCGACCTCGTCGCCCGCGCGCGCACGCAGCGCGAATGGTCGAGCCAGGGCGTGCGCAACGCGATGCGCAAGGCGCCCGACAACGACAAGAACCGTCGCAGGGCGATGACGGAGTCGAGCGAGAAGCAGGCGCAGAAGGTGCGGCAGATGGAGTCGCGCATCGCGCGGCTCGAGGAGGTCGAGGAGCCGCGCAAGGAGTGGCGGCTCGAGCTCGCGATCGCCGCGGCGCCCCGCGGCTCGAGCGTCGTCTCGACCCTGTCGGGCGCGGTCGTGCGGCACGGCGACGACGGCGGCTTCGTGCTCGGACCGCTCTCGCTCGAGGTCCGCGCGGGCGACCGCATCGGCATCACGGGACCGAACGGTGCGGGCAAGTCGACCCTGCTGCGCCTGCTGCTGGGCAGGCAGGCACCCGACGAGGGCTCCGCGAGCCTCGGCGCATCCATCGCGGTCGGAGAGATCGACCAGGCGCGCGCCGTCCTCGCGGGCACGACGCCGCTCGCGGACGCGTTCGAGCGGCAGGTGCCCGACTGGTCGCAGTCGGACGTGCGGACGCTGCTGGCGAAGTTCGGCCTGCGCGCCGACCACGTCGGCCGCCCCGTCGACGAGCTCTCGCCGGGCGAGCGCACGCGCGCGGGCCTCGCGCTGCTGCAGGCGCGAGGCGTCAACGTGCTCGTGCTCGACGAGCCGACGAACCATCTCGACCTGCCCGCGATCGAGCAGCTCGAGCAGGCGCTGGAGTCGTACGCCGGCACGCTGCTGCTCGTGACCCACGATCGCCGCATGCTCGACGCCGTGCGCGTCGACCGTCGCTGGCACGTCGAGCACGGCATCGTGAGCGAGCGATGA